The DNA window CAAAGTTTTCGCCGCCGTCTGCCGGGGCAACCACGGCAGTGCGGTTGGCGTGGTCGATCGAGGTGACGCGGCCCTGGATGAGCTCGGTCTGCTTGAGGTGCTGGCGGTGGGACACCACCGCGTGGCGTGCCTCGATGTTTCCGCCGGCAACTTCCGGCAGGAAGGGCTGGTAGGTCATGTAGGGCAGTGGATCGACGACGGTGACGATGCCACCGGCGTTCGCGATCTTGTTCTGCAGTTTCAGTGCTACGTACAGGCCGACGTACCCGCCGCCGACGACGAGCACCCGGGGACGGTCCTGGAGCTGGGGGGTGGTTGCCATGCTTCAAGAATACATTAGTTTGTGAAAATCTTCACTAACTGGTCGGTCCGCCCGGGTCCACCTTGTCCAGCACGCCGGTCTCGGTCTCGTCCCGGCTCCCGTCTGAACCCCGGTACACGCGGCGCAGCTGGATGGCGGCGGCCACAATGATGGCCAGGAAGAGTCCGCCGAAACCTAGGACCACGGCGGCTGGCAGTGCGCTGTCGAGCCGGGACGGCGGCTGGGCCACAGGGACGGTCGCCTCGGGCAGGGTGGGGTGGGCGCTCGGCGCCTCGGCTGGTGGAACAGGAGTGGGCGTGGCAAGGTTTCCGCGGCGGTGCACGCGGATCCAGTCTGAGATAGACCCCAGCGGATTGCTTTGGGTCTCGGCGACGTTCTCCGTCAGTGCCGCCTCCGCGTTGAGCACGCCGAAGCCGTAGAGCGGATCCTTGCCCGGGGCGCCCGCGTCCTTGGCCGTGGAGACGATCCGGTTGATGACCTGCTTGGCGCTCATCTGCGGCCACTTGGACCGGATCAGGGCGGCTACGCCGGACACGATGGGGGTGGCTCCTGATGTTCCGGCCCATTCGGCGTAGCTGCCTCCCGGAAGCCCTCCGACGAGTTTCTCCGCCGGAGCCGCAACGCCGATGCTGATGCCCTGGGAGGACGAGTCGGTGCTGGCGGCGCCGCCGCGGTCCAGGCCGGCCACGGTCAGCACGCCGGGGATGGTGGCCGGCGCCCCAACCTGCACGTTTCCGCCGACCCTGTTGCCTGCCGCCGCGACGATCACCACGTCTTTCTGTTCGGCATACAGGAATGCGGCGTCCCAGCTCTGCGGCCATTCCGGGGAAGTGCTGCCCAGCGAAATGTTGATGACTTTCGCGCCGTTGTCCACGGCCCAGCGGACGGCCTCCGGGATCTGGTCCTGGTCGCTTTTTCCGCCGGGATTGGCCGAGCCGAGCCACGTTGAAACGGAGAGGATCTCGGCTTCAGGTGCCACACCCATGATGCCGTCCGGCATGTTCTTGGACGGCGTGGCGCTGGGGCTGGGTTTTGCGCTGGCGGCCTTCTTGGGCTGGTGCCCGCGGCCGGCAAGCATGGTGGCCACGAGCGTGCCGTGTTCGGGCTTGGCGCCGATGCTCTTCCGCCCGTCGCTGGTTCCCGCGCCGGAGACGTCATGCCCGCCAGCAAGGACGCCTTTGAGATCCGGGTGGTTGGCGTCCACGCCGCTGTCGATCACGGCCACCTTGACGTTGGCTCCCTTGGAGACCTCCCACGCCTTGGTGATGCCGGCTTCCTTGAGCCAATACTCCTTGTCGCGCCAGGTGTCGGCCTGCGCCGCGGGGGCTGTTGCGACCACCGTGGCAGCGATGCCCCCGATGAT is part of the Arthrobacter sp. KBS0703 genome and encodes:
- a CDS encoding S8 family serine peptidase — translated: MTRATARLRRTVSALLSATIIGGIAATVVATAPAAQADTWRDKEYWLKEAGITKAWEVSKGANVKVAVIDSGVDANHPDLKGVLAGGHDVSGAGTSDGRKSIGAKPEHGTLVATMLAGRGHQPKKAASAKPSPSATPSKNMPDGIMGVAPEAEILSVSTWLGSANPGGKSDQDQIPEAVRWAVDNGAKVINISLGSTSPEWPQSWDAAFLYAEQKDVVIVAAAGNRVGGNVQVGAPATIPGVLTVAGLDRGGAASTDSSSQGISIGVAAPAEKLVGGLPGGSYAEWAGTSGATPIVSGVAALIRSKWPQMSAKQVINRIVSTAKDAGAPGKDPLYGFGVLNAEAALTENVAETQSNPLGSISDWIRVHRRGNLATPTPVPPAEAPSAHPTLPEATVPVAQPPSRLDSALPAAVVLGFGGLFLAIIVAAAIQLRRVYRGSDGSRDETETGVLDKVDPGGPTS